The Streptomyces sp. B3I8 nucleotide sequence ATGTCGCCGTGCGAGCACATCAGGTAGACGGCGTCGGCGCCGTGGTCGCGCTCCACCCGGGCGTTCCACTCGCGCACGGCCTCCGCGGCGCGGGTCTGCATGGCCCGCATGGACTCGCCCCCGGGGAACGCGGCCGCGGAGGGGTGCGACTGGACGACCTCCATCAGGGGTTCGTCGGCCAGTTCGGCGAGCTTGCGGCCGGACCAGTCGCCGTAGCGGCACTCGCCGATCCGGTCGTCGCTGTGCGCGCTCAGGCCGCGGGCCTCCAGGAGCGGCCGCATGGTCTCCTGGCAGCGCTGCAGCGGGCTGGTGACGATCTCGGCGATGGGGATGCCGTCCAGCCGGCCGGGCAGGGCGGCCGCTTGGGCGGCGCCGCGCTCGTCGAGGGCGACGCCGGGGGTCCACCCGGCGAGCAGTCCCGAGGCGTTGGCGGTGGAGCGTCCGTGCCGTACGAGGATCAACGTGGGCATGGCGTCCAGCCTAGGTCCTGCCGCTCCCCCGTCCGCCGCCCGCCCGTCTCCCCGGTCCGCTCCCCGCCCGTCTTCCGCGTCCGCACCCGCTCACCCCCGTCCGCTTCCATCCGCTTTCATCCGCTTCCGCCGGTTCCGTATCCGTTCCGAGAGGGGAACACCTTCAGTGATCGTCGACTGTGCCATCTACCGCGACGGACGCCGTTCCGAGGGGCCGGAGGACCTCTCGGACGCGCTCGCGAACGCGCGGGCCGCGGGCGGCTTCGTGTGGATCGGGCTGCACGAGCCGACGGAACAGGAGTTCTCGAAGGTCGCCGAGGAGTTCGGACTGCACCCACTGGCCGTGGAGGACGCGCTCAAGGCGCACCAGCGGCCGAAACTGGAGGTGTACGACGACTCGCTGTTCATGGTGCTCAAGCCGGTGGTGTACGAGCCCGAGAGCGACTCCGTCTCCAGTGGCGAGGTGATGATCTTCCTCGGTGACGGGTTCGTGGTGACGGTCCGGCACGGCGAGGGCGCGCCCCTCGGTGTCGTGCGCAAGCGGCTGGAGCAGCAGCCGGAGATGCTCGGCAAGGGACCGACGGCGGTGCTGTACGCCCTGGCGGACGCCTCGGTCGACCACTACCTGGACGTGGCGACGGAGCTGGGGACCGACCTGGAGGAGCTGGAGGCGGAGGTCTTCTCGCCGGACGGCGGGGGCTCACGGAACACGGCCTCGCGGATCTACAACTTCAAGCGGCAGATCCTGGAGTTCCGCCGGGCCACCAACCCGCTGGCGCTGCCGCTCAACCGGCTGGCGAACATCGGTTCGTTCGGCGACGCGCTGCCGTACGTGGACGACTCCGCACGGCCCTTCTTCCGTGACGTCAGCGACCACCTCACGCGCGTCAACGAGTCGGTGGAGGGCCTGGACCGGCTGGTCTCGGACATCCTCTCGGCGCATCTGGCGCAGATGAGCGTCCGGCAGAACGACGACATGCGCAAGATCTCCGCCTGGGCGGCGATGGCCGCGGTCCCCACGATGATCGCGGGGATCTACGGCATGAACTTCGAACACATGCCCGAGCTGCACTGGATCTGGGCGTACCCGGCGGTGATCGCGCTGATGGTGGTCCTGGAACTGCTGCTGTACCGGCAGTTCAAGCGGCGGGGATGGTTGTAGGCCCGCCCAGTGCGTCACGGCGTGCGGGCATCCGCAGGGCGACCATGCGCCGTCGGCCGATCAGCAGTTCGTACGCGTACGTCACGTGGATCCCGGCGCCCAGCACCGCCCCCCTGGCCCGGGACCAGCCGAGGATGCGGCCCATGTGACGCATGACGGCGAGGCTGACGTCCCGGTGGACGCGGATCTCCGCGCGGGCGTACGTGTGGAGCGTGCGCCGGATCGCGCGCTCGTGGCCCGCGCGGGCGAGCCGCAGCAGTTCCTCGTGGCAGTAGGCGAGGTGGTTGTCCTCGTCCTGGGAGATCATGCGGACCGCCCGGCCGAGGTCGGGGTGGTCGGCGAAATGCCTGCGCAGCAGCTCCATCTGCTCGGAGGCGCGCTGCTCGGTGACGCGGCTGTGCGCCAGGTAGGTGACGATGTCCCGCACGGTGAGCGGCTGCTCGGTCCTCAGCCTCTCGTGGGACAGACCGATGCCGCGCCGTTCCAGGAGCATCGTGTAGTCCGTCTCGGCGGGGACCTCGACGGGGGCGAGGCCGCGCTTGTTGAGCAGGGCGTGGAAGATCCGCCCGTGTTTGTCCTCGTCTGCGCCGTGCCGGGCGATCTTCGGGGCGAGCGCCCGCTCCCCCGGCGGGACGAGCGCGGCGATACGGGCGTTCTCCCAGCCGCCCTGGGCCTCGCCGCCGGCCGCGATCGAGCAGAGGAGCCGGAACGATTCGTCGTTGTCGACGATCTCTCGGAAGAGACTCTTGGTCGAAAGCACGTCTGCACACCTCTCTGGTCACGGCGAGCCGCCGGAACCGAGTCAAGGCGGACAGCGCGGCGCGGGCAACAGACGTGTCGGCCGACTCCGCCCAACGGAGGAGGGCCTTGGGGCCATCGCGCGTAACCGGTGGGTGCCCGGCGCGTTGTCACTCGCGACGGCCGTGGCGGGGAGGCCCCCGAGCCCCCACCACGGCCGTGATGCAGGGGAACCCTTGTGAGCAGGGGCCCGCATCGTCCCCGGGGGCTCCACCCCGGACCCCTGCGGGTTGCGCGGTTCCCCGCCCCGCTACTGTGCGAGCCCGGCGCGCTCCAGTGCCTCTGTGCCGGCGCGGAGGGCGGCCAGGCGCTCGTCGAGGGTGAAGCCGGCGGGGGCCAGGGTGAGGGTGGTGACGCCGGCGGCCGCGTACTCCTTCATCCGGTCGGCGATGCGGTCGACGGAGCCGAGCAGGGTGGTGCGGTCGATCAGCTCGTGCGGTACGGCGGCCGCGGCGCCCTGCTTGTCGCCGGACAGGTACTTGTCCTGGATCTCGGCGGCCTCCCGCTCGTAGCCCATGCGGCCGGCGAGCCGGTTGTAGAAGTTCTGCTTGCGGCTGCCCATGCCGCCGACGTACAGCGCGGTGTAGGGGCGGAAGGTGTCGGCGAGCGCGGTGACGTCCTTGTCCTCGCCGAGGGCCAGCGGCACGGTCGGGCAGACGTCGAAGCCGTCGAGGGTCTTGCCGGCCTTCTCCCGGCCGGCCCGCAGGTGGCGGATCGCGGTGTCCTCCAGGTGCTCGGCGGAGGGGAAGATGAGCAGCGCGCCGTCGGCGATCTCGCCGGTCTGTTCGAGGTTCTTCGGGCCGATGGCGGCGATGTAGAGCGGAATGTGGGTGCGCTGCGGGTGCACGGTGAGCTTGATCGGCTTGCCGGGACCGTCGGGCAGCGGCAGCGTCCAGTGCTCGCCCTCGAACGTCAGCCGCTCTCGGGTCATGGCCCTGCGGACGATCTCGACGTACTCGCGGGTCCGGGCCAGCGGCTTGTCGAACCTGACGCCGTACCAGCCCTCGGAGACCTGCGGGCCGGAGACGCCGAGGCCCAGCCGGAAGCGGCCGCCGGAGAGGGAGTCGAGGGTGGCGGCGGTCATGGCCGTCATCGCCGGCTGGCGGGCCGGGATCTGGAAGATGGCCGAGCCGACGTCGATGCGTTCGGTTCGGGCGGCGACCCAGGTGAGCACGGTGGCCGCGTCGGAGCCGTACGCCTCGGCGGCCCAGCAGACCGCGTAGCCGAGCCGGTCGGCCTCCTGGGCGACGGCGAGGTTGTCGGCGTCCATTCCGCCGCCCCAGTAACCGAGGTTGATGCCGAGCCGCATACGGTTCCCCTTACTGATCAGTAACGTCCCTTGCGGGAACAGTAGCGCGCACCCGTCCCCGGCGGCAGCCGGTCACGTCACGAGGCGGTGGTCGCGCCGCGGTGCCGAGTGCGGATCCCGGTTGTCCACAGGCCCCCCACGTGCACGTCCCGGCCAGTAATGTCGGCGTTCATGGAGCAGAGGCATCTCGGCCGCACCGGTCTGCGTGTGTCCCGTATCGGGCTCGGCACCCTGACGTGGGGCCGCGGCACCGACGAGCACGACGCGGCGGATCTGTTGAAGGTGTTCTGGGAGGCGGGCGGCACCCTGGTGGACACCGCCGACGTCTACGGCGACGGCGAGGCCGAATACCTGCTCGGCCGGCTCACGGAAGGGCTCGTTCCCCGGCGCGACCTGGTCATCTCCACGAAGGCCGGCAGCGTCGCGGATCCCGAACGGCGGTCCGACGGCTCCCGCGGTCATCTGCTGCCCGCCCTGGACGCCTCGCTCGCCCGGCTGGGCACGGACTACGTCGACGTGTGGCACGTGCACGCCTTCGACCCGTACACGCCGCTGGAGGAGACGCTCGGGGCACTCGACCTGGCGGGTCAGCAGCGGGCGGGCGCGGTACGCGGGCGTGTCCGACTTCTGCGGCTGGCAACTGGCCAAGGCGGCGACCTGGCAGCTCGCCGCGCCGGGGGTGCGGACCCGGATCGGCAGTACGCAGATGGAGTACTCGCTGCTCCAGCGCGGCGTCGAGCGTGAGGTGCTGCCGGCCGCGCTGGACCTCGGGGTGGGGCTGCTGCCCTCCTCGCCGCTCGGCCGGGGCGTCCTGACCGGCAAGTACCGGGACGGCAACCCCCCCGGTTCGCGGGCTTCCTCGGAGCGTCTGGCCCCGTTCGTCGCGCCGTATCTGGACGACGCCGCGAGCCGCATCGTCGACGCGGTGCGCACGGCGGCGGACGGCCTGTCGGCGACGCCGCTCCAGGTGGCGCTCGCCTGGGTCCGGGACCGCCCCGGAGTGGTCGCCCCGATCGTCGGCGCGCGCACGGCGCAGCAGCTCACGGCGGCGTTGTCAGTGGAGACGCTTAGTCTTCCGGACGAGATCTGCCGGGCGCTGGACGATGTGTCGGCCCCGGTGCACCGTTATCCCGATCACGACTGGAGCACGCTGTGAGCACGGACCCCGAGACCACGGAGACGGCCGCGGATACGGCGGAGCCGGCGGACTCGGCCACGCCGGCCGGGTCGGTCGAGTCGGGCGACATGGGTGAGTCGGGCGAGTCCGCCGAGCCGGTCGGCGCGTCCGGGGGCGCGGAGGGCGCCGAGGGCTCGGCCGCGCGGTTGTCCGAAACCGAGGCCGAGCTGGAGGCGCAGCGGCTGGAGCGGGAGCGGATCGAGAAGCGGAAGGCCGCCAAGCGGGGCCCGGTGGAGAGCGGGGCCAAGCTCAGCGGCACGGCCGCGGACCTGCTGGCCGCCGTGCGGGCGGTGGAGAGCGGGGCCAAGCCGGTGGCCAGTGCGTTCAGCGAGCCGCCGCCGGCCCCGCGCAGGGCCGCGCCCGAGGCCGTACGGGAGCCCCGGCAGCCCGTGGCGCCGACGGCCGCCCCGGCGGCGGTACCGGTGCCGGACGGGGAGGCCGTCGCGGCGGTCCGGGCGGTGCTCGCCGAGGGGGGCGCCCCGGCCGCGCTGGCGCCGGGTGCCGCCGCCGCGCTCGGGGCGGGCGCCGAAGGACTGCTGCGCGAAGACCCCTGGCAACTGCTGCGCATGCCGGGCGTGCGGCCGGAGCAGGCCGACGGGTTCGCCCGCGCTCTGCTGGGCGCGGAGGCGGGGCCGGGCGACGAGCGGCGGGGCCGCGCGGTCACCGGGTGGCTGCTGGAACAGGCGGCGCTCGCCGGGCACACGGCGCTGGAGCTGCCCGCGCTGCTCACCGCACTCGGGCGGTACGCGGTGCCGGATCCGGACGCCGCGGTGCGGGAGGCCCTCGCGGAGGGCGAGGCGCTGGTGTTCCAGGACGCCCTCGACCAGCCCAGCGGGGCCGCGCCGAAGCCCGCGGAGGGCGAGGCCGTCCGGGGGGAAGACGGCGGGGAGGGCGAGGAGACCGAGGAGGGGCGGGAACGTCCGGTACGTGTCCTGGTCGGACTCGAACGGTACGCGCTGGCCGAGGAGAGCCTGGCCGACGGTCTC carries:
- a CDS encoding histidine phosphatase family protein, yielding MPTLILVRHGRSTANASGLLAGWTPGVALDERGAAQAAALPGRLDGIPIAEIVTSPLQRCQETMRPLLEARGLSAHSDDRIGECRYGDWSGRKLAELADEPLMEVVQSHPSAAAFPGGESMRAMQTRAAEAVREWNARVERDHGADAVYLMCSHGDIIKSLVADALGLHLDLFQRISVEPCSITAIRYTRLRPFLVRLGDTGDLASLVPPERAPAGDGGTGGGAGEDTGGSDATVGGGAGAP
- the corA gene encoding magnesium/cobalt transporter CorA — translated: MIVDCAIYRDGRRSEGPEDLSDALANARAAGGFVWIGLHEPTEQEFSKVAEEFGLHPLAVEDALKAHQRPKLEVYDDSLFMVLKPVVYEPESDSVSSGEVMIFLGDGFVVTVRHGEGAPLGVVRKRLEQQPEMLGKGPTAVLYALADASVDHYLDVATELGTDLEELEAEVFSPDGGGSRNTASRIYNFKRQILEFRRATNPLALPLNRLANIGSFGDALPYVDDSARPFFRDVSDHLTRVNESVEGLDRLVSDILSAHLAQMSVRQNDDMRKISAWAAMAAVPTMIAGIYGMNFEHMPELHWIWAYPAVIALMVVLELLLYRQFKRRGWL
- a CDS encoding ferritin-like domain-containing protein: MLSTKSLFREIVDNDESFRLLCSIAAGGEAQGGWENARIAALVPPGERALAPKIARHGADEDKHGRIFHALLNKRGLAPVEVPAETDYTMLLERRGIGLSHERLRTEQPLTVRDIVTYLAHSRVTEQRASEQMELLRRHFADHPDLGRAVRMISQDEDNHLAYCHEELLRLARAGHERAIRRTLHTYARAEIRVHRDVSLAVMRHMGRILGWSRARGAVLGAGIHVTYAYELLIGRRRMVALRMPARRDALGGPTTIPAA
- a CDS encoding LLM class F420-dependent oxidoreductase; protein product: MRLGINLGYWGGGMDADNLAVAQEADRLGYAVCWAAEAYGSDAATVLTWVAARTERIDVGSAIFQIPARQPAMTAMTAATLDSLSGGRFRLGLGVSGPQVSEGWYGVRFDKPLARTREYVEIVRRAMTRERLTFEGEHWTLPLPDGPGKPIKLTVHPQRTHIPLYIAAIGPKNLEQTGEIADGALLIFPSAEHLEDTAIRHLRAGREKAGKTLDGFDVCPTVPLALGEDKDVTALADTFRPYTALYVGGMGSRKQNFYNRLAGRMGYEREAAEIQDKYLSGDKQGAAAAVPHELIDRTTLLGSVDRIADRMKEYAAAGVTTLTLAPAGFTLDERLAALRAGTEALERAGLAQ